The genome window CAGCAAGTTTGGATTAAGTGCCATGCTCAAGGGTACCTTGACTGGTTTTCCATGGGTGGAGAGACAGGCATAACTTacaactccctgatggtctcaGGATTGAGAATGGCAGCCCTCTGATCCAAGCCCATTTCTCTATCCTCTCAGGCCCTTTCACGCTTTTATCAGACTCCCCTTGGAGATGAAAGTAGTAGATGTTGCTCTGTTTGTACCTGTGATTGCACCTTGATCTGGCATCAGGTACAAGAACCGGACGGAGGGCGGTACGAGCCCACCGTCAGCCAGCAGAACAGAAAGCTCTGGTTCTGTGTCCACACCGAATCCTCTAACCGTTAGGAATGGCATTTATTAGCTCTGCGTGACCTTCATATCTCATCTGACAGAGCAGAACTGCGTTGCACTCAGCCAATCTCACAACTCGGGCCACGGGCTTTCAACAAACCCTAAaaataaagatggaaaaatctaaCGCCAATGTCTACAACATTAATAACTCCCTTTCCCGGCTGATACAAATAGAAGGAACAGGCTGATCGCAGACGCTGGGCTGGgaacatcagaatgctcttaccTAAGACGAATTATCGTAGCTATTCCAGGACCATTTGCCTGCTATGATGGATATTTTCAGTATGAGTAAGAGGAAGCCAAGTTGATCAGAAAAGCTCTCTCTGCAGTTCCCCTTGGAGGTCACACACAGGCGTAATTACCCAGCTTCTCACAGTGCTCCTGTGTGACTGGTGTGCAAATACTGCCATCTACTGTTAGACTGGGAGAATGTGCAGGACGCTGGAGCTCAACAgttcgacccccccccccccctcccccttaaACATCACAAATTAAAATCTGTAATGGAAATGTCTagttaaaaaactgaaacaattAAACATAAATTTGAtgaacacacaaacctctccacagATGTTACTATATCCTTCTTTAAATTGTTTAAGATTACTGAGTAGTATTAGTACATAAACATTGTTTACATCACTGCATATATCACGAAAAAGCTTTTCTTCTCGCATGTTTCAGTGTATTGTAGTTAGTATGTGACACAATGCATGATGGGTAGTTTTAATCCCAACAAGGCGTGCATGACGCTGTGATGCAGTTTGTCGCCTTTTAAAGCTTGCTATTGGCTGACTCAGTGCTTGACAGAGGGCATTGTGGGTGTATGTATTTAACAATCTGACCCATacagtgtgcaaaaaaaaacaatttatttatataagagACATATTGACTGAAAAGAACATTTCAGGATACAAGACATAAGCTTTCTGGGTGCGTCAGTGTCCCTGCTCAGTGTTTAGGGGTCACAGGTCGAGGAAGAAGCGGTCAACCTTCATCATGTATGCTGGTTTCAGGTAACGCTGCAGTTCATTTTTCTTCACCCACAGAAAAGGAGCGTTTGGGGCTGCGGGGGGGCCGCTGTCTGACAGAATGGCTTTGAAGAAGAACACCTTTGTTCCCACCGAGCTCTCCGTCCGAGCAGCTTTGGGCAGTTTGTACTTGTACACTCCGCAGGGGGCGTTGCCGAGGAAAGTGGCCTTGAAAGCAGCTGCTGAGACAGAGAACAGGGCCAGTTCGTTCACATGGAGACCAAAGGGGAGCTCAAGTGCAGATGTTCAAGTTTTATGCAGATGCTGCAGCTTTATTTAGCTTCTGCTGTATTTTAATTAAGTGTTGTATTACCTTAATGCTCTCTTTCTCATTCTCCGCTGTGGCAACAACACTCTGAATTAAGTTTTAATCAAATCTCATGTCGTCTGAATCACATGCCCCCAGCTGGCTCAACAGGCAGACCAGCAGGCCGTGTGAAGAGACGGAGTCCCCACTGAGTCCGGCTGTATTAAAAATGGATTGACTCTGGCTTCTGTGAGGCACTTTAAATAAAACCCTCCAACAAATGGCACAGGGTAATGTCGAGTGGAAAGTCTTAATGGGGAGTGATTGATGGAGTTGGCACATTAATAGTTGATGAGCAGTGTTGTGAAACTGTTTAACATGCTCAGTCACTGAGCACTGTTATTTAAATGCTTCGAGATTTCTattggatgagagagagaaaaagaaaagcgaGTTGTACAGATCTTGTGTCAGGGGTCATCACAGGGTCACTGGGACATTTGTTCCAGCTGCTGCCAGCTGTGACCCCACTTATCCTTTTGGTCAGTTGCTGAGTCGCTGTCGGACCAAATCCTCGTATGTCCTTAACCGTTAAAGGCTAAATAGAAAGCATTTCCTCGAGCTATTTACCTCACACACTGCCACGGTTGAAATATTTGTAGAAAcccacaaacagacaaaaatatgGAGATACAAGGTTTCTGGCCGACAGCGACGTGTTGCAGATCCACGAGCTCAGTCTACAGCTCCATCAGCGGAGGTCTAAGTGGAACCAACTTGTGGGATATGATTGGTAAAATGCTGCGTATAGAAATGATGAGTTGATCCGCTTGTTGTGGTGAATAAGGCAAGTACTGCACAGCTATTTGAGAAAGATCCCATTCAAACTTTAATGATTGGGAGGATAAAACCGGGTCATACCAGCTAAAGAGATTAGGACGTAGATGCTTTAATAATGCAGCAAATGGAGCGTGTTGACAGTAGTACAGCTGATATTTAGGATATGTACCTTACATCCTGCCGTAAGCAATAGCTTTGAGGttaattaaaatacataataaCTACTTTCCACacattctcctctctctcactatTCTGTCACCGTTTTCTTCCCTATTTTTAATGTACAGTTAACATTCTCCTAAAAAGATGCTTTAAAAGTAAAGCAGTAAAGAACAGTAGTATAGCATTCAAACATTGTCTATCACAAAGTTCCAGGTCTGTATCAGTGCAAATAAATTTGGGTTAAGTTATGTATTGCTATCATCAATGTCCTTTATCATAATGCACATGGATAATGTATATAGAGTTTGCTGATTTATTCTATTCATGTAAAAGAAATGAGCTTTTATTGAAGCCCCTGCGTCTAGGATTTAAAGACTTCTACTTTGGGTTTTTTCCAGTAATATAAAAAAGGCAAAGTCACAGAAAGCATCAGAACAATTAGAAAGATAAAAACCTTGCACATGGGGACTTTACAATTCTGATATCAACCAGTGTTGCCTACATGTCTAATACTTTATatagtaatataatatacaaattgaatatatttcatagttaatggatggatggacagttAATGATAGGTCTGGAAGTGGCTTCAGTGACGTTTCAGTGACCCGTGATTAAGCAGACTTTCAGGGAAAACACTTAAATGCTTATtataaaatactaaatactaatTTTGAGGGTTTAAAAGAGTGGACTGAATATCAGCCCAACATATCACCAGCTTCCTAAAGACATTAATGGCTTCAGCCTTTAAACACTGGAGTCCACGTTACCTGGCAGGGAAGCGAGGGCCTTCTCGGCCGTCTGCCGCAGCGTTTCCCCGTCCTGCCACTGGCTCTGAGGCAGCAGCCACAGCTTCTCCCCCCCGACCTGCTGCTGGGCCAGGAGGAGCAGCGAGGTGGCCAGGCAGCGCTCCACCGAGGACAAGTCCTTATCTACATCAGCTGAACAAGAGACAGGAGCGTCAAGCTACAGCTACGCCTCTCAGCGACAAAACTGTTCATGTCACCGGGAATAAAACGCTGCAtgtcaagaaaaaaacattagaatCTTAAACTTATTAAGTCATTTACTTTCAACCAAGATGTGCATTTAGATTATCTAAATTTCTTTTCCATACTGTTTCACTTAATCATCAGAGCAAGACAAGAGGCTGAATActttacatactatatatatatatacacactatcaTCTATTTCATCAGCCACATTCGTAATATTTAAGGAGATTTCCATATTGTGTATTTTCTGGTCAAACATGTTGTTCTTTTACTGACCCGTGACCCTCGGCGCTGGCTGGAAGCTCTTCAGCTTCTGGTCCCAggagtcttccaggtcctgagcCAACACGATCTCCTGGTCCCCCCGCTCGTCCTCTTCGTCCGAGTCGTAGTCGTCCGCCTGCTTCCGACTCATCCTCTCCGCGTCCTCCAGCAGCCGCAGCTCGTGCTCCGACAGCAGGCTCTTCTCCAGCTCCAGCTGCAAGTAAGTCAAAGCATGGCTCCCTGTCaacctataataataataataataataa of Etheostoma spectabile isolate EspeVRDwgs_2016 chromosome 1, UIUC_Espe_1.0, whole genome shotgun sequence contains these proteins:
- the mrpl46 gene encoding large ribosomal subunit protein mL46 isoform X1, whose product is MLQSKMAAPCGRMATRSLLHFLSFSRTAVGVTGFRQFSRTSVSRATSQTQSLTGKASSPWTLMAAVCLQRLPVVSAACSPTEQRFREMMLQLELEKSLLSEHELRLLEDAERMSRKQADDYDSDEEDERGDQEIVLAQDLEDSWDQKLKSFQPAPRVTADVDKDLSSVERCLATSLLLLAQQQVGGEKLWLLPQSQWQDGETLRQTAEKALASLPAAAFKATFLGNAPCGVYKYKLPKAARTESSVGTKVFFFKAILSDSGPPAAPNAPFLWVKKNELQRYLKPAYMMKVDRFFLDL
- the mrpl46 gene encoding large ribosomal subunit protein mL46 isoform X3, translating into MLQSKMAAPCGRMATRSLLHFLSFSRTAVGVTGFRQFSRTSVSRATSQTQSLTGKASSPWTLMAAVCLQRLPVVSAACSPTEQRFREMMLQLELEKSLLSEHELRLLEDAERMSRKQADDYDSDEEDERGDQEIVLAQDLEDSWDQKLKSFQPAPRVTADVDKDLSSVERCLATSLLLLAQQQVGGEKLWLLPQSQWQDGETLRQTAEKALASLPAAFKATFLGNAPCGVYKYKLPKAARTESSVGTKVFFFKAILSDSGPPAAPNAPFLWVKKNELQRYLKPAYMMKVDRFFLDL
- the mrpl46 gene encoding large ribosomal subunit protein mL46 isoform X2; translated protein: MLQSKMAAPCGRMATRSLLHFLSFSRTAVGVTGFRQFSRTSVSRATSQTQSLTGKASSPWTLMAAVCLQRLPVVSAACSPTEQRFRDMMLQLELEKSLLSEHELRLLEDAERMSRKQADDYDSDEEDERGDQEIVLAQDLEDSWDQKLKSFQPAPRVTADVDKDLSSVERCLATSLLLLAQQQVGGEKLWLLPQSQWQDGETLRQTAEKALASLPAAAFKATFLGNAPCGVYKYKLPKAARTESSVGTKVFFFKAILSDSGPPAAPNAPFLWVKKNELQRYLKPAYMMKVDRFFLDL